Part of the candidate division KSB1 bacterium genome is shown below.
GCGCGCGGGGCCATCTCGTTGTGCTTTTCCAGGCCCTGGAAGGCAAGAGGGTCACCTCGATGTTGGCCAAGTCCGCAAACGACCCACAGGAATGGGCCCAACGCCGAAACACAAACCTGCAAGCGCCTCATCGTACCCTCGCAAAATTGACGTGACCCTTCTTTCACCGGATTTCCAGACCAATCGTGAAGCGGTGCACGGAGCCAAGGAACTCGCTAAACGGCGCGTACGAGTAGTCCACGTGCAGCCGGCTGGCCTTGAGTCCGAAGCCCAGAGCTAGCCCCTCCTCGTCGTAGTTGAACTTGTAGCCTGCGCGTAAGAAGATGGAACGCCGGAAGGCGTACTCCACACCGAGGTGATGCTGCTGGTCGTAGTCGCGGGGATGCGACAGGTCATAGGCCAGCGTCAGTTCGTGGTCCTCCGAAGGGAAGAGGAGGTAGTGAGCAGGGCCGAGAAGCTGGCCGGCAATCCCCAGCGTGAAAGTCTGGGGCATGGGATAGCTCTTGTCCACGTACTTGATTTCGCGCCCGAAATGACGGATTGCAGCGCCGAGCCTCAAGGAACGATAGCCGGTGTCAAACACCAACCCGGCGTCAAACGCTAAAGCCGACTTCGATTCGAGCTCGAGATCCTCGTGCACAAGCTTTGCGGTCAGGCCGAAGGAGAATTTGTCTGTTAGAGCCCGGGCATACGAGACCCCTAGGACAACTGCTGAAGGCTTCATGGTCTCACCGGTGAGTCCCGGGTTGTACACGTCGCCGACGAAACCGAGAGCCTCAACCCTCGTGACCTCGATTTCCCCAACGTCAACCATCATCGCCTGAAGGCCGACGGTACCCCAGTTCCCTAAGGAGTGCGCCAAGGCTAAGGACGCCTGGCGCGTGTCCAGAAGCCAATCCACGTAGGAAAGGTTGAGATCCGTCCCGTTAATGGTGGTCAGGGCCCCGGGATTCCAGAACAGACATGCTGCGCCTCGAGGAGCAGCTACGCAGGCCTCCCCCATTGCCGTGGCGCGGGCATCCGTCGTCACTTTCAAGAACTGGAAGGAGGTCGTGGCCACTTTCTCGAAGGCGTAGAGCTCGGTTACCCCGAGCCGAAAAAGGAGAATAGCAACAAGCCAGCTCTTTTTCATGTCCTCACCTCTGTCCGCAGATCACTTGATCACCACAAACTTGCCAGAGGTCTGCTCGCCGTCCGGAGTTGTCACAACGTAGAAGTAGATTCCGGAGGCGATATCCTGTCCGCTGCGAGTGACCTGAAACCACTCCGTCGAATAGACGGGGTCGTCGTGCTCGATCGTCTGGACCAGCTGACCGGAATAGGAGTAGATGCGGATGGTGCAACGCTTCGGTAACGCGTAGAAGCCGATCCTCTTTTCCACATTCCCGGAGCCCTGGAATCCGGAGCGGACGTAGAAGGGGTTCGGCACCACGTGAACCTTGCCCAGCTTGTCCGTGGCCCCGATGTTCTTGACGTGCGCTGTAATGTTAGTTCGACCGCTACGATTACCCTTGTCGTCAACGGAGAGCACCGAGTAGTACCGCTTCTCGCCGATCTTGTACTCCGGATCATCGTCGTTGAACTCGTAGAGGTTCTCCGGATTGACCTGACCCACCCGCACCTCGCCTAAGAGCTTCCAGGGCCCCATGGGGGCGGAACTTCGATAGACCTCGAACTTGGCCACCGGGCCCGTAAGCCGCGGATGCCGGAACTGCTCCACGGATCTCTTCCACGTGATGCGCACAGCCCCGCTCATCGTATTCTCGACATGGATGACGGGCGCTGGCGGGGGCACAGGGATGGTGTAAACACCGTCTTTCGGGTTGTCCTCGGGCCATACCGGAACCTCCGGTTCCCGGCCGAGATAGGCCTCGAAGGCCTTATGAGCAACGTCCTGCACGGTAATCACCTTGGAGTTCACATAGTCGGGATAGCCGAAGTCATCGAGATAGTGCTCGGTCATGACCTCGCCCCCAAGGACGATCTTCCGATTCCAGCTCGGAATTGTTGCCCATTGTGTCTGGGTCTGGCCTCCTTCGGCGAGCTTGCCAGGCTGGCCTCCGTAGCCGACCACCTCCGCAAGTGAAAACTCCAGTCGGTCGCCGTGGTGGAGGGTGTAAGGGCCAAACACAATGTGTTTCTGGCCCGCGTCATTGCTCTGTCGGTAGTTGTAAGCGGCTCTCCCAATCCACCGCTCCGATGGTGGGTTGGGCCAGGTCGTGCTCTCGGGCTTGTAGGTGCCACTCCAACGATTGTCCGGGTTGATGGATTGGTCCTTCATTTTCTGGGAGTTCGTGTTTCCGGTACTCACCTTGTTCGACCAGGGCTGCTTGATGTGGAAGTGTTCGTCGAGCTCGTAGTACTGTCCCTGGTAGGTCGACAGGATGGCCACAGCTTCGGACTCATTGCGTTCGGGATGGTACGGATCGACAATGGCGAGGTGGGTTGTGTCGTAGAACAGGATACAGAAGCCCGGAGCCTGCGGGCTGCAGAGGCCGCCCCCGTTTTCGCCCGTCCGGGCGAAGCGGCGGAAAAGCTCCTTGTTCGGCTCCGGTTTACCGGCCAGATTCGGATCCAGCGCCGTACGCATGTCCAAATTGAAAGCGAGCCAATAGTCGGCGTCCCACCACCCGTTCTGATCGCCCCGGTAGATTCCCCCTTCGTACTTCCAGGTCCCGTAATGACGTTGGTACCCGTACATGGAGGGAGCGAAGCCATAGATGAACAGGACCATGAAGTCGACCAGGGTGGAATCACGCTCGATGGTCTCGGGGTTACCGTCCGTGTCCCCGGTGTACTCCAGAGTGTATTCGTAGATGATGAAGTCATCGTAGTCCGGGTAACTCCAGGCGCGTGAAACCCGCGTTACGGTCACCCCGAGGTTAGTGGCCCACTTGGCAATAATGATTTCCTCTGCCTCATCAGGGTCGTAATTGGGATTGAGGTCACCGTTGGGGAGCAAGGGGAAGTTTTCAATCTCCTGCATCTCCAACGGGAAGCTCCACCTCCCGAAAACCACTTCGGGGGTGCTGGCGCCTACGCCGCCGCAGAAGGAGTAGATGCGATTGGACTTGCCCGGCCTGCCCTTTAGATTGGCGGCCATGTACATTCCTGCGCCGAGGATGTTGTGTTGGCCGCTGTACTCGATGCCCTCCACGACGGTCCTCGAGCGCGACGGCCACTCCATTAGGGGGACACTCGTCTTATTACCTGCTTCACCGGTCATCCACCCACGGCCGATCTCGCCGGTATTGTAGACGGTCTCATGGAGCATCCCGCGGTCGTGGATCCGGTACTCGCGGATCTGAGACCACAAGGACCCCGGCGCCAACAAGAGAAGCGCAACCCCCAAGAACGGCGCGAGACGTTGCTGCACTCCGACCATCGTTCCCTCACCCTCGTACCGTTGCGAGTTCTCAGAGATTGAAAATAATCCCGACACGATAATGGCGCGGTTCGTTGCGGAGCAGGAAGAACTCCTGGTTGGTCACGTAAGGGGAGTTTTCTGCGCCCCGGTAATTGAACAGGTTCTTGCGGTCTTTCTCCCACACCACGACGTTGTATTCGTCTCGGAACGTGCGATAGTAGTGGTAGAGCCGCTTGTTCAGGAGGTTAAAGACCTCCAGATAGACGGATGCGCCCGTATTGCCGAAGCGAAAACGCTTTTCGACGCGGGCACGGCTTTCCACCTCGTCCGGCGTCCTCTTGTTGAAGCGGAGGCCGAGTCCCTTCTCATCCCAAGTGTAAGGCCGACCCGTCAAGTAGCGGAGGGTAAGGCTCAGCGCAATGTTACCGACCGGCCGGTGGCCAAAGAACACGGGTCCGAAGCGGGCTGGAGTAAGAAACCGGATGTCGGCTACCGCCTTGTGCGTGCGGTCATAGTCGAGGTAAATGTCCTCGGGGCTCGGCAAGATTACCCGCTCCTGTCCCTCCGGAGGCCTTTCGAAGTAGGTCACGGGCGCGTCCAGGGCGTTGCTACTTTTCCCTTTGGCCGACTCGTAGTTGTAGCGGAGGGAGCCGCGCAGCAGGCCGGTTTTCTTCTCCAGGCTTATATGGAAGCCCTTGATATCCGCGTAGTCCCGGTTGACGTAGGTCTGATAGACACTCTGCTGCTCATCGTAGTAATAGGCCGTCTCGACCAGGTCCGTCACGTCCTTGTAGTAGGCACTCACGTCGAGGTAGAAGCCAAAGGGCATGGAATGGACCAGCCCCACGTCGTAGGCTTTGGTGTTCTCCGGCCGCAGACGAGGGTTGCCAAGAATCTGGATCTCGTTAAATCGGGTCACCTGGTTGTAGTAGATTTGGTTGAAGTCCGGTCTCTGGGTGAAGGTGCCGTAATTGAGGTGAAAGACTGCGTTCTCCGAGACCGGAAACGAGATGCCTATCCGAGGCTGAAGCCGGAGGTAGAGCCGAGTCTTCTCCTTACGCGCAAGCTCCGGGTCGTAATACTTCCCCCTCTCGCGATAGGGAAGCGATGGATCGTAATGGGGATTCCGCAAGGGGGAGTATATGTCGGCATAGTACCGCGTATTCAGGTCGTAAAAGTCCAGTCGGAGGCCAACATTGGCGATCAGGCCCTGGAACTCCATCTTGTCCTGAACGAACAGCGCGCCTTCGTACGGGTTCGCGTGGAAGGACAGGATGCGATCGCTGCCTTCCTGCGTGAAATTGAATCTCCAATCGGCTCTGAGATCGTAGTAGAAGAACTGGAGTCCTGCTTTTAGAAGATGGGAACGCGTGACCTGGCTTGTGAGGCTCGTGTTCACAGAGTAGGTGGCAGATAGGTCCCGGCCTCGACTGCTTGTGTGCACTCTCCCCACGCGGTGGAAAGAAGGTCCTGTGTAGTCTACCCAGTTCCGGTTGTTGGAGTAGTCGTAGAGCAGTTGTCCCTGACGGAGGAGTTCGACGTCCTGTTCGAAACGATGCCCGAAATAGTTGAGCTTAAAGTCGAGAAACGTGTTCACGCTGAAGATGTGCTGGTAGTCTATTCCGAGCTGCCGTGACACGGAGAGGCGTTTCGGCACGCTCAGGGTTCGGTCGAAGGTCCACCACTCGAAGTTGCTGTCGAGGTAATTCTCGAAGCCTCGATCGTACGTAAAGGACACACGCCACCGGTTGTCGGGATTAGGCCGGTGGGTGAGATTTCCCATCACCTGCCAGTCCAGATCAGGGTAGGGGGTAGGAACCAAAGGATTGACCAGATTGTGCCTTGCCGCCAAGAAAAGTCGGGTATTCTTGGACAGGGGACCGCCGGAAGAGAGATCAATGCGATAGTCCCAATTGTTCTTGTACTCCAAGCCGGCCTCACGTACGGAGAGAAGCCACCAAGTGCGCGCGAGATTAGCCATGCGCAACGAGTCCTGGTGGTTCAGCGGATTGGGGGGCCAGACGATGCGAGGCGGCAGGTACTTCGTTACGCCGTACCCCACATCCCATAGAGGTTTGCCGGGATCGGTCGGGTTCTCCTTCAGCCACTCCTCGGAGTCGTTGAGCTGGTTGAACCATTTCAA
Proteins encoded:
- a CDS encoding PorV/PorQ family protein produces the protein MKKSWLVAILLFRLGVTELYAFEKVATTSFQFLKVTTDARATAMGEACVAAPRGAACLFWNPGALTTINGTDLNLSYVDWLLDTRQASLALAHSLGNWGTVGLQAMMVDVGEIEVTRVEALGFVGDVYNPGLTGETMKPSAVVLGVSYARALTDKFSFGLTAKLVHEDLELESKSALAFDAGLVFDTGYRSLRLGAAIRHFGREIKYVDKSYPMPQTFTLGIAGQLLGPAHYLLFPSEDHELTLAYDLSHPRDYDQQHHLGVEYAFRRSIFLRAGYKFNYDEEGLALGFGLKASRLHVDYSYAPFSEFLGSVHRFTIGLEIR
- a CDS encoding T9SS type A sorting domain-containing protein; amino-acid sequence: MVGVQQRLAPFLGVALLLLAPGSLWSQIREYRIHDRGMLHETVYNTGEIGRGWMTGEAGNKTSVPLMEWPSRSRTVVEGIEYSGQHNILGAGMYMAANLKGRPGKSNRIYSFCGGVGASTPEVVFGRWSFPLEMQEIENFPLLPNGDLNPNYDPDEAEEIIIAKWATNLGVTVTRVSRAWSYPDYDDFIIYEYTLEYTGDTDGNPETIERDSTLVDFMVLFIYGFAPSMYGYQRHYGTWKYEGGIYRGDQNGWWDADYWLAFNLDMRTALDPNLAGKPEPNKELFRRFARTGENGGGLCSPQAPGFCILFYDTTHLAIVDPYHPERNESEAVAILSTYQGQYYELDEHFHIKQPWSNKVSTGNTNSQKMKDQSINPDNRWSGTYKPESTTWPNPPSERWIGRAAYNYRQSNDAGQKHIVFGPYTLHHGDRLEFSLAEVVGYGGQPGKLAEGGQTQTQWATIPSWNRKIVLGGEVMTEHYLDDFGYPDYVNSKVITVQDVAHKAFEAYLGREPEVPVWPEDNPKDGVYTIPVPPPAPVIHVENTMSGAVRITWKRSVEQFRHPRLTGPVAKFEVYRSSAPMGPWKLLGEVRVGQVNPENLYEFNDDDPEYKIGEKRYYSVLSVDDKGNRSGRTNITAHVKNIGATDKLGKVHVVPNPFYVRSGFQGSGNVEKRIGFYALPKRCTIRIYSYSGQLVQTIEHDDPVYSTEWFQVTRSGQDIASGIYFYVVTTPDGEQTSGKFVVIK
- a CDS encoding TonB-dependent receptor, coding for MALRRQSMYVRILSLGMTLIVLAARLQAAETGKIAGRVVDREKGEPLPGANVVVVAYWSGEEERPMQWPLGAATDENGHYVILNVPPGTYTVEASFIGYAKERRQRVQVIIDRTTRLDFQLQPQAIVGRELVVTAYRPTKVEADLTATRQTYQVDEVMSVAGVADITDILDLQADVIDDHFRGGRIGESLYLINGGTIVNPLNNERAFQPMVIGLEQVEVYTSGFSAEYGNVQSGVVNMVTKEGKDAWETRLELSATLPHYKSWGGSLYSPANLKWFNQLNDSEEWLKENPTDPGKPLWDVGYGVTKYLPPRIVWPPNPLNHQDSLRMANLARTWWLLSVREAGLEYKNNWDYRIDLSSGGPLSKNTRLFLAARHNLVNPLVPTPYPDLDWQVMGNLTHRPNPDNRWRVSFTYDRGFENYLDSNFEWWTFDRTLSVPKRLSVSRQLGIDYQHIFSVNTFLDFKLNYFGHRFEQDVELLRQGQLLYDYSNNRNWVDYTGPSFHRVGRVHTSSRGRDLSATYSVNTSLTSQVTRSHLLKAGLQFFYYDLRADWRFNFTQEGSDRILSFHANPYEGALFVQDKMEFQGLIANVGLRLDFYDLNTRYYADIYSPLRNPHYDPSLPYRERGKYYDPELARKEKTRLYLRLQPRIGISFPVSENAVFHLNYGTFTQRPDFNQIYYNQVTRFNEIQILGNPRLRPENTKAYDVGLVHSMPFGFYLDVSAYYKDVTDLVETAYYYDEQQSVYQTYVNRDYADIKGFHISLEKKTGLLRGSLRYNYESAKGKSSNALDAPVTYFERPPEGQERVILPSPEDIYLDYDRTHKAVADIRFLTPARFGPVFFGHRPVGNIALSLTLRYLTGRPYTWDEKGLGLRFNKRTPDEVESRARVEKRFRFGNTGASVYLEVFNLLNKRLYHYYRTFRDEYNVVVWEKDRKNLFNYRGAENSPYVTNQEFFLLRNEPRHYRVGIIFNL